One Acanthochromis polyacanthus isolate Apoly-LR-REF ecotype Palm Island chromosome 6, KAUST_Apoly_ChrSc, whole genome shotgun sequence DNA segment encodes these proteins:
- the LOC127534313 gene encoding adenylate cyclase type 6 — protein sequence MEELQAYNRRLLHNILPKDVAAHFLARERRNDELYYQSCECVAVMFGSISNFSEFYVELEANNEGVECLRLLNEIIADFDEIIGEERFCQLEKIKTIGSTYMAASGLNDSTYDREGRSHILALADYAMRLREQMKYINEHSFNNFQMKIGLNMGPVVAGVIGARKPQYDIWGNTVNVASRMDSTGVPDYIQVTTDLYHVLANNGYQLDCRGLVKVKGKGEMTTYFLTSGPPGS from the exons atggaggagctgcaggcGTACAACCGCCGCCTTCTCCACAACATCCTGCCCAAAGACGTAGCTGCCCACTTCCTCGCACGCGAGCGTCGGAATGACGAGCTGTACTACCAGTCATGTGAGTGCGTCGCCGTCATGTTCGGGTCCATCAGCAACTTTTCAGAGTTTTACGTCGAGCTGGAGGCCAACAACGAAGGCGTGGAATGTCTCAGGCTGCTCAATGAGATCATCGCTGACTTTGACGAG ATCATCGGCGAGGAGAGGTTCTGTCAGCTGGAGAAAATCAAAACCATCGGCTCCACCTACATGGCCGCCTCCGGTCTCAACGACTCCACCTACGACAGAGAGGGCCGCTCACACATCCTGGCTTTGGCCGACTACGCCATGAGGCTTAGAGAGCAGATGAAATACATCAACGAGCACTCCTTCAACAACTTCCAGATGAAGATAG GGTTGAACATGGGGCCGGTGGTAGCAGGTGTGATTGGAGCCAGAAAACCTCAGTACGACATCTGGGGGAATACAGTCAACGTGGCCAGCCGGATGGACAGCACAGGAGTACCAGACTACATCCAG GTGACCACGGACTTGTACCACGTGTTGGCCAACAACGGATACCAGCTGGACTGTCGAGGTCTTGTCAAGGTGAAGGGAAAGGGCGAGATGACCACTTACTTCCTCACCAGCGGCCCCCCGGGCAGTTAG
- the LOC110958611 gene encoding polypeptide N-acetylgalactosaminyltransferase 6-like, protein MHLFPRRRMSPLKLVLLGGTIFLVALVVLQRDVGTSSAGDPWLQELVNKKDQMMVMVRDAVHNIGFQIGTPVQPPVQEQPTEDENCPAGFYTQAQLKPHLERPPQDAQAPGAGGMAFQTDHLSPEEEKEKEEGMTRHCFNQFASDRISLSRSLGDDTRPPECVERKFRRCPPLPTTSVIIVFHNEAWSTLLRTVHSVLHTSPAILLKEIILVDDASTAEHLKSRLEEYVRQLKIVHVVRQLERKGLITARLLGASKAQGEVLTFLDSHCECFHGWLEPLLVRIVEEPKAVVSPKIVTIDLNSFQFHKPVVTSRIFNRGNFDWSLTFGWEPIPEDAKKLRKDETYPVKTPTFAGGLFSISKEYFEHIGTYDDKMEIWGGENVEMSFRVWQCGGQLEILPCSVVGHVFRTKTPHTFPKGTEVITRNQVRLAEVWMDDYKKVYYRRNKNAAVMASEHRYGDISDRLKLRERLQCKNFTWYLNTIYPEIFIPDLTPDKLGAIRNSGSNTCLDVGENNQGGKPMIMYQCHNMGGNQYFEYTSHKELRHNIGKQLCLHASEPVKIELCQLKGKGTSVSPQQEWVFTEDHLLKNPSSGKCLQLRGGQIQMDSCNTADLFQQWILS, encoded by the exons ATGCATCTGTTTCCACGCCGGCGTATGTCCCCACTTAAACTGGTGCTCCTTGGGGGGACTATCTTCTTGGTGGCCCTGGTGGTTCTCCAGAGGGACGTTGGCACCTCATCTGCTGGGGACCCCTGGCTGCAGGAGCTGGTGAACAAGAAGGACCAGATGATGGTCATGGTCCGAGACGCTGTCCACAACATCGGCTTCCAGATCGGAACCCCAGTGCAGCCACCGGTACAGGAACAGCCCACAGAAGACGAAAACTGCCCTGCTGGATTTTACACTCAGGCTCAGCTCAAACCTCACCTGGAGAGACCTCCTCAGGACGCCCAAGCCCCCGGAGCTGGTGGGATGGCCTTTCAGACAGACCACTTGAGcccagaggaggagaaggagaaggaggagggcaTGACACGGCATTGTTTCAACCAGTTCGCCAGTGACCGGATCTCGCTCAGCCGAAGTCTCGGGGATGACACGAGGCCTCCGGA GTGCGTGGAAAGGAAGTTTCGTCGCTGTCCTCCTCTGCCTACAACCAGTGTCATTATAGTCTTCCACAACGAGGCTTGGTCCACACTCCTCAGGACGGTGCACAGCGTCCTGCACACATCTCCTgctatcctgctgaaagagatCATCTTGGTAGACGATGCCAGTACAGCAG AGCACTTGAAGAGCCGCCTCGAAGAGTATGTGCGACAGCTGAAGATCGTCCATGTTGTGAGGCAGCTGGAGAGGAAGGGCCTCATCACTGCCAGGCTTCTGGGTGCCAGTAAAGCTCAGGGTGAAGTGCTCACCTTCCTTGATTCACACT GTGAGTGTTTCCATGGGTGGCTCGAGCCTCTGTTGGTCCGCATTGTAGAGGAGCCGAAAGCAGTGGTCAGTCCAAAAATCGTCACCATTGACCTCAACTCCTTCCAGTTCCATAAACCCGTGGTCACCAGCCGCATTTTCAACCGAGGCAACTTTGACTGGAGCCTGACTTTCGGCTGGGAGCCAATCCCAGAGGATGCAAAGAAGCTGCGCAAGGACGAAACCTACCCTGTCAA AACACCTACTTTTGCTGGAGGTCTCTTCTCAATCTCAAAGGAGTACTTCGAACACATTGGAACGTACGATGACAAGATGGAGATCTGGGGCGGTGAGAATGTGGAGATGTCATTCAGG GTGTGGCAGTGTGGAGGTCAGCTAGAGATCCTCCCTTGTTCTGTGGTCGGCCACGTCTTCCGCACTAAGACCCCCCACACTTTCCCCAAAGGCACAGAGGTCATCACTCGCAACCAGGTTCGCCTCGCTGAAGTCTGGATGGACGACTATAAGAAGGTCTATTATCGCCGCAACAAGAATGCTGCTGTTATGGCCAGCGAG CATAGGTACGGAGACATCTCTGACCGCCTGAAGCTGAGAGAGCGGCTTCAGTGCAAGAACTTCACCTGGTACCTAAACACCATCTACCCAGAGATCTTCATTCCAGACTTAACCCCAGACAAACTTGGAGCG ATTAGAAACTCTGGTTCTAATACCTGCCTGGATGTTGGAGAGAACAACCAGGGTGGTAAACCCATGATCATGTACCAGTGTCACAACATGGGCGGCAACCAG TACTTTGAGTATACATCTCATAAGGAGTTGCGCCACAACATTGGAAAGCAGCTGTGTCTTCACGCCTCAGAGCCGGTGAAGATTGAACTGTGCCAGCTGAAGGGGAAGGGCACCAGTGTGTCTCCACAACAGGAGTGGGTGTTTACAGAG GATCATCTTCTGAAGAATCCCAGCAGTGGGAAATGTTTACAGCTGAGAGGAGGGCAGATTCAGATGGACTCCTGTAATACTGCTGATCTCTTTCAGCAATGGATCTTAAGCTGA